TGAGTGATGGCGTTTTGGAATTACTTAAAATGCTTCCTTCTCAAGTTGATTACCCTGAGAAATGGTGGGATATCCGCAAGAAATATGTAATAGATTTAATCCAGAAAAGAAGATATGTGGAAGCCTATTATATGGCTAAAGATCACTCTATCAAACTGGATAGAACAAAAATCGCAGAAGCAGAATGGTATGCAGGCTGGCTTGCATTTAGATATCTCAAAAATAGAGATGCAGCAGTTAATCACTTCCGTAGAATTTATGATGTATCACAAGCACCAATTTCGATCGCAAGGGGGGCTTATTGGCTTGGAAGAACTCACGAAGAAAAGGGCAATAGGCTTGAATCTCTGAAATGGTATAGGGAAGGGGCGAAATATCCAGTTGTTTATTATGGGCAGTTATCAGTTATAAAATCAGGCTCTCGTGTTGCAACAATCCCAATGGCATCTTCAATAACCTCTGAAGATTTGGCGAATTATAGAAATAATGAACTCGCTAAAGCGGCTTATATTCTAAATATGATTGGTGAAAATGGTTATGGCAAAGAATTTATAATCGCAGCAGCAGCAGCAGCTCAAACTTCAGGTGAGCGGGTTTTGGTTGCTCAAATGGGCTTGGAGCGTGGCAGATATGATTACGCACTAAGGGTTGCTAAAGAAATTTATAAAATCAAAAAAGAAGTTGTTATCAATTCTCTTTTCCCTTTATTTAAGCTAGAAACCGTTAATGGCACTCCCGTTAAAAACCCTGAAGAAGCCGCTGTTCTTGCAATTATGAGGCAGGAATCTGAGTTTGATGTTGGTGCATTGAGCCCAGCAGGTGCGAGGGGTCTGATGCAAATAATGCCTGCAACCGCACAAATGGTTGCAAGGCAGCTAGGCCTTCCATATAGAAAAGATAGGCTCATTAGTGACCCTAGATATAACATAACCCTCGGTGCGGCTTATCTTGCAAGTAGGTTAAAAAGGTTTGATGGAAGTTTTATGTTAGCTTTTGCATCTTACAATGCAGGTGAGGGGAATGTTCAAAAGTGGATTAATCGCTTCGGTGACCCTAGAAAATTCAACTCTCTTGAGCAGGTGATTGATTGGGTAGAGCTTATTCCATTCAGCGAAACGCAAAATTATGTTCAGCGAACTTTAGAAAATCTTCAAGTTTACAGAATCGCCCTCTCCGGCGACAAAACTGGTGAAATCTTCATTGATAAAGATTTGCTTAGGTAAATTTGGATCTGTTTAAGATAAAATTTTTTATCTTTCCAAAGAATGTTCATGTGTTGTTTTGTACATATCTATTATTAGTAGATTTATATCATATACATTTCCAATTTTGCCATTATTCAAAGTTGAGCTAAAATTATTTAATTTATTAATTTCACCTATTGCAAGATTCGATAAATTACCAATTGCAATATCAATTATTGGTTTCAGCGATTCACCTAAATTGGGATTATCTTTATACATTTGCATAATGGTTTTTTCGTAAAAAGATCCATCTGAAGTTTCAAATTTATATTTGTTATTAAATATAAATTTTAACATTTTCTTTGTTTCATTAGCTTTTGAAACATCATTAAATGCATCATCCCCCATAGATAATATGCTATTTAGGGTATTGCTGTTATGTATATCATCCAATTTACATATAATTTGCAGGCTATGTGCTTTTTCAGGTGTTGAATCTGCAGTTATTTTGCCTTCAGGGTGCTTGTTACCATTTGGCCTTCTGGGGTCATATATTTCACCACTTCCATTAGTTGGAATATCAGTATTATTTGAATGTGGATTTTCATTACCGAAAATTGGCAATTCAATATTAAAATACTGTTTCGCGGCCTTTGATAATAAAAAATATCCAGTAATAAGAATAAGTAACCCCGAGGAAAATTTTATAAACCCACGGGAATCCTTATTTGTTTTAGATGGTGTAGTATTTTTAGTGTCTGAAACTTTATTTTCTGAAGGTTTTGCAGTGCTTTGATTTTTTTTTATTTCAGCAAGTTCTTCCCTTATCTTACTTAGTTCTTTAAATAATTTTCCAAATAGCTCTAGCCCATTTGCTAGAAATTTCTTACCTGCAGCTTCATCTTGGGCAGCTTTTCTATTAGCATCTTCTTTAGCCTGTTCTTGTCTTATTCTATCACCATGCTGAAGTTGATCAGAAGGACCAGTAAGCCAATTCCAAAATCCCATAAAAACTAATATTTTATTAATAATTAGTAATTTTAGCTAAAAAAGGTTAAAAAACCATTAAAAAAGTTAATTTTTTTAGGGTGAATAGTTACCTTTTAACTTGATTCAACTAAAGCTATAAGGGTCAACATCAATTTTAACCTTGATGTTTTTTGGGGTTTTGATTTTTTGTAGGCTGTTATTTATATAATTTTGTAACTTAAAATTTTTGGCTGATTTCAACAAAATTCTATATCTAAACTCGCCTCTATATCTATGGAAAATCGCCTTTGATGCTCCAAAAATTTCAACTTCATTTATTTGCTCAAAATTTTTAACAATTAGTGAAGCAAATTCCATCGCCTGAATATCATTTTCTGAAGAAATTATTATCGCAACCAGCCTTGAAAATGGCGGAAGGTGAGAGTTTTCTCGCTCAGCAATTTCAAGTGATAAAAACCTATCTCTATCGTTAGCAGCAATCGTCTTGATTACAGGGTTATTGGGAAGATAACTTTGAATTAAAACTTTGCCCTTAATATTCTCCCTTCCGGCCCTGCCTGAAACCTGATGAAGCACTTGAAAAACCTTTTCGGAAGCTCGTAAATCCGTAAAATCCAAGCCTAAATCCGCATCAATAATCGCAACCGATTTTAAGTTTGGAAAGTGATGCCCCTTTGCAATTATTTGTGTGCCAATGATTATATCAACCTCACCAGCCTCAATTTTTTGAATGAATTCCTGTGCTTTTTTGAATGAAGAAAAACTATCAGATGAAAGCTCCGCAATGCGAGCATTCGGAAAAATTTCTTTCACTTCCTCAGAAAGTCTTTGAACACCGGGGCCACAACTTCTAAAGCTGTTTTCAGTTTGGCAGGCTGGACATTTGCTTGGAAGTGGCATTCGGAAACCTGTATGATGGCACTCTAAATAAAATTCACCTTTCTCATTTTTATGCAGAACCAGCCATGAAGAAGTATCTGGCGATTCAAAGCGAAACCCACATTTCCCACAAAGCAGAAGCGGCGCATAACCTCTTCTATTAAGGAATAAAAGCGTTTGCAGGTTATTTGAAATATTATCAATGATTTCCTGTTTTACTCGCTCAGAAATAAAATATTTTGCAGGCAATTTTTCCTCTCGCATATCAATAATTTCTGCTTCTGGCAGGGAAATTTTTGAGTATCTGCTTGATAATTTTAAGTGATGATATTTGCCTTTAATAGCATTAAAATATGTCTCAATAGAAGGCGTTGCACTTGCCAAAATACAGAGAGTTTTTTCAAGCGAACATCGCAAAATCGCCATATCACGGGCGTTATAAATTGTTTGCTCCT
This portion of the Rickettsiales bacterium genome encodes:
- a CDS encoding lytic transglycosylase domain-containing protein, producing the protein MQKILYTLVIFFTIQFIGQSSANANINNIHKWPVNNYEVQKLGNSIRDFRRQNWRSSVLDRSPPADPVIKKILRWREYVGGSPSTTFKEITDFIKYDAYWPRQDELRKNAEYAITETTDPEEIIRWFAINTPTSKVKMRFKRPLTPKGMIALADALIKKYNVYNIDKAVILTLIKEAWYFYDFNPSEERKFLAKYGKVLVERDYQRKLDRFLTERKFGGASRMTRYIGADYKKLYQARMALINNSKNYQTLLSQVPRNLQNDQGLIFERIKWRQNRNMSDGVLELLKMLPSQVDYPEKWWDIRKKYVIDLIQKRRYVEAYYMAKDHSIKLDRTKIAEAEWYAGWLAFRYLKNRDAAVNHFRRIYDVSQAPISIARGAYWLGRTHEEKGNRLESLKWYREGAKYPVVYYGQLSVIKSGSRVATIPMASSITSEDLANYRNNELAKAAYILNMIGENGYGKEFIIAAAAAAQTSGERVLVAQMGLERGRYDYALRVAKEIYKIKKEVVINSLFPLFKLETVNGTPVKNPEEAAVLAIMRQESEFDVGALSPAGARGLMQIMPATAQMVARQLGLPYRKDRLISDPRYNITLGAAYLASRLKRFDGSFMLAFASYNAGEGNVQKWINRFGDPRKFNSLEQVIDWVELIPFSETQNYVQRTLENLQVYRIALSGDKTGEIFIDKDLLR
- the priA gene encoding primosomal protein N' — its product is MNKNVKIAKILLPLPFSEGFDYSIPEEISLEKNDLVFVPFGKKIHIGLVLDILEIPKPEFQLKPIKNTLKNENFELQKFSDEFVNFLKKQAEYYLTPLGKVFALTISEKFFKKVKERKAREKPLKTFNKAEVQLNDEQKEVYDFLLEKLQKNDFSVCLLDGITGSGKTEVYFEIVKRNLEEGRQSLILLPEILLSTQIIKRFENSFNQTPVIWHSEVTEAQKRKNYFRIASGEAKIVIGARSALHLPYKNLAIIICDEEHDNSYKQEEQTIYNARDMAILRCSLEKTLCILASATPSIETYFNAIKGKYHHLKLSSRYSKISLPEAEIIDMREEKLPAKYFISERVKQEIIDNISNNLQTLLFLNRRGYAPLLLCGKCGFRFESPDTSSWLVLHKNEKGEFYLECHHTGFRMPLPSKCPACQTENSFRSCGPGVQRLSEEVKEIFPNARIAELSSDSFSSFKKAQEFIQKIEAGEVDIIIGTQIIAKGHHFPNLKSVAIIDADLGLDFTDLRASEKVFQVLHQVSGRAGRENIKGKVLIQSYLPNNPVIKTIAANDRDRFLSLEIAERENSHLPPFSRLVAIIISSENDIQAMEFASLIVKNFEQINEVEIFGASKAIFHRYRGEFRYRILLKSAKNFKLQNYINNSLQKIKTPKNIKVKIDVDPYSFS